The Micromonospora sp. NBC_01740 genome includes a window with the following:
- a CDS encoding VOC family protein: MRIDLVTIVVAEYDPAIEFFTGVLGFELVEDSPSLTNDGRPKRWVVVRPPGAQTGLLLARADGDRQARSVGDQVAGRVGFFLQVDDFDAVHRRMVEAGVEFVKPPRTEPYGRVAVFRDIAGNPWDLLGPP; this comes from the coding sequence GTGCGGATCGACCTGGTCACGATCGTCGTGGCCGAGTACGACCCGGCCATCGAGTTCTTCACCGGGGTGCTCGGCTTCGAGCTGGTGGAGGACTCCCCGTCGCTCACCAACGACGGCCGGCCGAAGCGCTGGGTCGTCGTCCGCCCGCCCGGCGCGCAGACCGGGCTGCTGCTGGCCCGCGCCGACGGCGACCGGCAGGCTCGATCGGTCGGGGACCAGGTCGCCGGCCGGGTCGGCTTCTTCCTCCAGGTCGACGACTTCGACGCCGTCCACCGGCGGATGGTCGAGGCGGGCGTCGAGTTCGTGAAGCCCCCGCGCACGGAACCGTACGGCCGGGTCGCCGTCTTCCGCGACATAGCCGGCAACCCCTGGGACCTCCTCGGCCCACCCTGA
- the aspS gene encoding aspartate--tRNA(Asn) ligase, whose product MQRVLSRQLSAHVGVPVRIAGWVHRRRLLKSVAFLIVRDAAGLTQVVVTDPTVRVEVEALTEETVVEVTGTVVANPTAPAGVELTAPTVRPLGPPAVPPPFDLYRPALTASLPTQLDHAPVALRHPTRAAALRVSAAAVAGFRATLDTRDFVEIHTPKVVGSSTESGANVFALDWFGRPAYLAQSPQFYKQLMVGVFERVYEVGPVFRAEPHDTVRHLAQYTSLDAELGFVADHRDVMAVLRHTVAGMLDAVRERAGGALATLGVSAPDVPAEIPAVHFTEALRIAGAPADEPDLAPAHERALGEWARREHGSEFLFVTGYPMAKRPFYTHPDPARPAYSNGFDLLFRGLELVTGGQRLHRHADYLAALAARGEPVEPYAGYVDAFRHGMPPHGGFAIGLERFVARLTGATNVREVTAFPRDLHRLTP is encoded by the coding sequence ATGCAACGTGTCCTGTCCCGCCAACTCTCCGCCCATGTCGGCGTACCCGTCCGGATCGCGGGCTGGGTGCACCGCCGCCGGCTGCTCAAGTCGGTGGCCTTCCTGATCGTCCGGGACGCCGCCGGCCTGACCCAGGTGGTGGTCACCGACCCGACCGTGCGCGTCGAGGTGGAGGCACTCACCGAGGAGACGGTCGTCGAGGTCACCGGCACGGTGGTCGCGAACCCGACCGCGCCCGCCGGGGTCGAGCTGACCGCGCCGACGGTACGACCGCTCGGCCCGCCCGCCGTACCGCCGCCGTTCGACCTGTACCGGCCGGCGCTCACCGCGAGCCTGCCCACCCAGCTCGACCACGCGCCCGTCGCGCTGCGCCACCCGACCCGGGCGGCGGCGCTGCGCGTCTCGGCGGCGGCGGTGGCCGGGTTCCGGGCCACGCTCGACACCCGCGACTTCGTGGAGATCCACACGCCGAAGGTCGTCGGCTCGTCCACCGAGAGCGGGGCGAACGTCTTCGCGCTCGACTGGTTCGGCCGGCCCGCGTACCTGGCGCAGTCGCCGCAGTTCTACAAGCAGCTCATGGTCGGCGTCTTCGAGCGCGTCTACGAGGTGGGGCCGGTGTTCCGGGCCGAGCCGCACGACACCGTCCGGCACCTGGCGCAGTACACCTCGCTCGACGCCGAGCTGGGCTTCGTCGCCGACCACCGGGACGTCATGGCCGTGCTGCGGCACACCGTGGCCGGGATGCTCGACGCGGTACGGGAGCGGGCCGGGGGCGCGCTCGCCACTCTCGGGGTGTCGGCCCCGGACGTGCCGGCCGAGATCCCCGCCGTGCACTTCACCGAGGCGCTCAGGATCGCCGGCGCGCCGGCCGACGAGCCGGACCTCGCCCCGGCGCACGAGCGGGCGCTGGGCGAGTGGGCGCGGCGGGAGCACGGCTCGGAGTTCCTCTTCGTCACCGGCTACCCGATGGCGAAGCGGCCCTTCTACACCCACCCGGACCCGGCGCGGCCCGCGTACTCCAACGGGTTCGACCTGCTCTTTCGGGGACTGGAGCTGGTGACGGGCGGGCAGCGGCTGCACCGGCACGCCGACTACCTGGCGGCGCTCGCCGCCCGGGGCGAGCCGGTCGAGCCGTACGCCGGCTACGTGGACGCGTTCCGGCACGGCATGCCCCCGCACGGCGGCTTCGCCATCGGCCTGGAACGCTTCGTGGCCCGCCTCACGGGCGCAACCAACGTCCGAGAGGTCACCGCCTTCCCCCGCGACCTCCACCGCCTAACCCCATAG
- the lipA gene encoding lipoyl synthase, whose product MTPVARTTSTAAVGRRLGFVTIEHSAPTTGQAARTTTPAPEGRRLLRIEARNAETPIERKPPWIKVKAKMGPEYTQLRGLVSREGLHTVCQEAGCPNIYECWEDREATFLIGGDQCTRRCDFCQIDTGKPAEFDADEPRRVAESVVSMGLRYATITGVARDDLPDGGAWLYAETVRQIHALQPGCGVELLIPDFNAVPEQLAEVFGARPEVLAHNVETVPRIFKRIRPAFRYERSLDVIRQARADGLVTKSNLILGMGEERAEVSQALRDLHEAGCELITITQYLRPTPRHHPVTRWVKPEEFVELREEAEEIGFAGVMSGPLVRSSYRAGRLYRQALEAREGLPVTAG is encoded by the coding sequence GTGACGCCGGTCGCCCGAACTACATCGACGGCGGCCGTCGGGCGTAGGCTCGGTTTTGTGACGATCGAGCACTCCGCGCCGACGACCGGCCAGGCAGCGCGCACGACGACGCCCGCCCCCGAGGGGCGGCGCCTCCTGCGGATCGAGGCGCGCAACGCCGAGACGCCGATCGAGCGCAAACCGCCGTGGATCAAGGTCAAGGCCAAGATGGGGCCGGAGTACACCCAGCTGCGCGGGCTCGTCTCGCGCGAAGGGCTGCACACCGTCTGCCAGGAGGCCGGCTGCCCCAACATCTACGAGTGCTGGGAGGACCGGGAGGCCACCTTCCTCATCGGTGGCGACCAGTGCACCCGACGCTGCGACTTCTGCCAGATCGACACCGGCAAGCCGGCCGAGTTCGACGCCGACGAGCCGCGCCGCGTCGCCGAGTCGGTGGTCTCGATGGGCCTGCGCTACGCGACCATCACCGGGGTGGCCCGCGACGACCTGCCCGACGGCGGCGCCTGGCTCTACGCCGAGACCGTCCGGCAGATCCACGCCCTCCAGCCGGGCTGCGGCGTCGAGCTGCTGATCCCCGACTTCAACGCGGTCCCCGAGCAGCTCGCCGAGGTCTTCGGCGCCCGGCCGGAGGTGCTCGCCCACAACGTGGAGACCGTGCCGCGGATCTTCAAGCGGATCCGGCCGGCCTTCCGCTACGAGCGGTCGCTGGACGTGATCCGGCAGGCCCGCGCCGACGGGCTGGTCACCAAGTCCAACCTGATCCTGGGCATGGGCGAGGAGCGCGCCGAGGTCTCCCAGGCGCTGCGCGACCTGCACGAGGCCGGCTGCGAGCTGATCACCATCACGCAGTACCTGCGCCCCACCCCCCGGCACCACCCCGTCACCCGCTGGGTCAAGCCGGAGGAGTTCGTCGAGCTGCGCGAGGAGGCCGAGGAGATCGGCTTCGCGGGCGTGATGAGCGGGCCGCTGGTGCGCTCGTCGTACCGCGCCGGGCGGCTCTACCGGCAGGCGCTCGAGGCCCGCGAGGGCCTTCCGGTCACCGCCGGCTGA